Proteins encoded in a region of the Mixophyes fleayi isolate aMixFle1 chromosome 5, aMixFle1.hap1, whole genome shotgun sequence genome:
- the LOC142158145 gene encoding E3 ubiquitin-protein ligase UHRF1-like, translated as MWIQVRTMDGRETHRIDSLSKLTKVEDLRLRIQEVFGVEMDRQRLFYRGKQMEDGHTLFDYSVGLNDIVQLMLRQVPVSVPVTEESEETPMSETEPEEQPQEEPVPAEHTDLGLYRIQQLVDARDLHMGAWFEAQVVNVTQGSGARADGVTPDDLIYHIKYDDYPENGVVQLTDKDVRPRARTTLQWHQLAVGQVVMVNYNPDDPKEKGYWYDAEILKKRETRTIKEVYAKVLLGDAGDSLDNCKITFVDEIFKIEEAGSSAQSSSENPPKRQNGPECKHCKDNPKTKCRMCACHVCGGKQDPGKQLLCDECDMAFHMYCLNPPLSSLPQDDEDWYCPDCRNDASEVVLAGEKLKESKKKSKMASASSSCQRDWGKGMACMGRTRECTIVPSNHYGPIPGVPVGTMWKFRVQVSEAGVHRPHVAGIHGRSNDGSYSLVLAGGYEDDVDNGTEFTYTGSGGRDLSGNKRTAEQSCDQKLTNMNKALALNCNAPINDKQGSVAKDWRAGKPVRVVRNAKGRKHSKYAPEEGNRYDGIYKVVKYWPEKGKSGFLVWRYLLKRDDEESAPWSKDGKERIKKLGLVMQYPEGYLESMANKEREKENAGVNELETPSKGKRKRMSENSKALVPSTGTPKKTKVESYKLTPEQKALIKKDALNVKLWNEVMSFLKEGPKFISKVEETFLCICCQEVVYEPITTECLHNICKNCLDRSFKASVHSCPACRYDLGVNYNMCVNKPLQAILIQLLPGYERGR; from the coding sequence ATGTGGATCCAGGTGCGCACCATGGACGGCCGGGAGACTCACCGCATTGACTCCCTGTCCAAGCTGACCAAGGTGGAGGACCTGCGGCTGCGGATCCAGGAGGTGTTCGGGGTGGAGATGGACAGGCAGCGGCTCTTCTACCGGGGGAAGCAGATGGAGGACGGGCACACGCTGTTTGATTACAGCGTCGGTCTGAATGACATTGTCCAGCTGATGCTGCGCCAAGTCCCGGTGTCCGTCCCGGTAACGGAGGAGAGTGAGGAGACCCCGATGTCCGAGACGGAGCCCGAGGAGCAGCCCCAGGAAGAGCCGGTCCCCGCTGAGCACACAGACCTCGGCTTGTACCGGATCCAGCAGCTGGTGGACGCCCGGGACCTGCACATGGGCGCCTGGTTTGAGGCTCAGGTGGTGAATGTGACCCAGGGAAGCGGCGCCCGGGCTGATGGGGTGACCCCAGATGACCTCATCTACCATATCAAGTATGATGACTACCCTGAGAACGGGGTCGTCCAGCTGACGGACAAGGATGTGCGACCCCGAGCCCGGACCACCCTACAGTGGCACCAGCTGGCAGTGGGGCAAGTGGTCATGGTGAATTATAACCCGGATGATCCAAAAGAGAAGGGCTACTGGTATGATGCAGAGATCCTAAAAAAGAGAGAAACCAGAACTATTAAAGAagtctatgcaaaagttttattGGGGGATGCAGGGGACTCCTTGGATAACTGCAAGATCACATTTGTAGATGAAATTTTTAAGATTGAGGAGGCTGGGAGTTCAGCCCAATCTTCCAGTGAAAATCCCCCAAAACGACAAAATGGACCAGAATGCAAACATTGCAAGGATAACCCAAAAACAAAATGCCGCATGTGTGCCTGTCATGTATGTGGGGGCAAACAGGATCCTGGAAAGCAGCTGCTGTGTGATGAGTGTGACATGGCCTTCCATATGTATTGTCTCAATCCACCCCTTTCTTCGCTCCCCCAGGATGACGAGGATTGGTACTGTCCAGATTGTAGAAATGATGCCAGTGAAGTTGTATTAGCGGGTGAGAAGCTGaaggagagcaaaaaaaaatccaaaatggcATCTGCCAGCTCTTCATGTCAAAGGGACTGGGGCAAAGGCATGGCATGTATGGGGCGCACTCGAGAATGCACAATTGTTCCATCTAATCACTATGGTCCAATACCTGGAGTACCAGTTGGTACAATGTGGAAATTCAGAGTTCAGGTGAGCGAGGCTGGCGTGCACAGGCCCCATGTGGCTGGTATCCACGGAAGAAGCAATGATGGTTCATATTCCCTAGTGCTGGCAGGAGGGTATGAGGATGATGTGGATAATGGGACTGAATTTACCTACACTGGGAGTGGTGGTCGTGACCTTTCTGGCAACAAGCGCACAGCGGAGCAGTCATGTGACCAGAAACTCACCAACATGAACAAAGCTCTGGCTCTGAATTGCAATGCTCCCATCAATGACAAACAGGGATCTGTAGCTAAGGACTGGCGAGCTGGTAAACCTGTGCGTGTTGTACGCAATGCCAAGGGGAGGAAACACAGCAAATATGCCCCAGAAGAAGGAAATAGATATGATGGAATCTACAAGGTTGTAAAGTATTGGCCTGAAAAGGGAAAGTCTGGGTTTCTTGTGTGGCGCTATCTGCTCAAGAGAGATGATGAGGAATCTGCCCCATGGTCTAAAGATGGCAAAGAACGCATAAAGAAATTGGGCCTCGTCATGCAATATCCTGAGGGTTACTTGGAATCTATGGCTaataaggagagagagaaagaaaatgcTGGTGTGAATGAGTTGGAAACTCCAAGCaaagggaagagaaaaaggaTGTCTGAGAATTCTAAAGCTCTTGTGCCATCTACTGGAACACCTAAGAAAACCAAAGTGGAATCCTACAAACTGACTCCAGAGCAAAAAGCTCTGATTAAAAAGGATGCGCTGAATGTCAAATTATGGAATGAAGTAATGTCATTTCTTAAGGAAGGTCCCAAATTTATAAGCAAAGTGGAAGAGACCTTCCTATGCATCTGCTGCCAAGAGGTGGTATATGAGCCCATCACAACTGAGTGTCTGCACAATATTTGCAAGAACTGCCTTGACCGATCCTTTAAAGCCTCTGTGCACAGTTGTCCTGCATGCAGATATGACCTGGGCGTAAATTACAACATGTGTGTGAACAAGCCGCTGCAAGCCATTCTCATCCAGCTCCTCCCTGGCTATGAGAGAGGGAGATAA